The following nucleotide sequence is from Synchiropus splendidus isolate RoL2022-P1 chromosome 14, RoL_Sspl_1.0, whole genome shotgun sequence.
acacagcgtgtgacagttgtggagagtgtggtggactttggttcatgataacagttttaaacttatttttgaaacagggaacctttgatcatgacactggttgactctgagtctctctggatctgtgtttattttattagatggagtggtcctcataggttcccTGACGCGGccatctgccttggttcacattaACACATGCAGGCGACCACTGCGCTGGcgaaacaccctggtgaaaatagttattattatatattattatattattatagataatagttattatattattatagataTTGGACAGAGCTGCTCtctggtattggcggcggcgtcctcttccgcgtccccattagggttcagtgatcgtggacacactctcacatgcagcgctaatgctacgagctgggatcagttagggaccatcaacaaattctaaagcggtcaaagtattagtgaaatcttcaataaggaaatggaaaacaaccagagagagaattgtgaaaaggtttttcatcacacaagacaaaggactcacagtttgtataatgatttggagaatagaatatgactacatgatcatttcttcacatgatttctaatatttcttctgtagcatctaggaaatgtgtccagactggtccatagttcaagtcaactgttaagagacatgagatacagcagacagacggctcaatttaacccctaaataaagctggcagagcagtctgtcacaCAACAGCAGGTTCatccagagacgtgaaacattgaatttctcatctctacacttagttcactattatattttaacataaatAATGACGtgggagacaaactccactgataagttccatcataaaacagtttcaagagagactgtagtgtccaacacatggaatagaatgaaaatgtatttatcgtgatatttATTGTTATCACCAAAATTACAACACTTattgcgataactttttttgtctatCCCTAGTGGACGGGGTGGAGACTGACCAGTGGCAGAGTGAATGGAAAGGTTTATAGAAGAGTAGTGAGAGCAGCCAGGATGTATGGTTTAGGGTAGCGTTTCTGGCGATCTGGTGGAACTTGTACCTTCCCATCAGTGCAGGTAGATCCTGGTCCAGAGGAACATCTAAGGTGAAGATCTGCAGGGAAGTTGGACCAAAACTTCAATATCAATTCTCATTTTCATGAATTCATAGCAGAGACGGGTTGGTTTTTACCTCGCGAGGGTAATCGTCTGGAAAGCTCACCATGATGTCGATTTCTTTTAAATCAAACGGCTAAAAACAGATGGAGTATTTTCACGTTACCGCTGCATTTATGACAGAACACAATTGAAAGGTTCAAATACCCAGTCTGGATCCGTGGCCTCCACTCTGACTCGGTAATACGTGAGCTTGCCGTCGTCGCTTTCTTGAATTATCAGCCGGTCTTGggtgaaacgctttttcagctggTTGATCTCAGTGTCCCGCAGCTGCCTGGCCCGTTCCTCCGTTAGCTCGCTCAACTTGGTTTCGGCTGGCCGTGCCACTGGCGTGTTCCTCTGCGCCGGGGGTTGTCTCTGGGCCACGCTCGGACGAGGGGTGACCTCTCCTAAAGAAAACAATTCTGGTGGATGCCAGAAGCGGCACCGATCGTCCATGGTGCAATGACCCGCCACGAAGTAGCGACACGGCCGGCGGTGAGCCGCAGGTGGAGCCATGGCGCTGGTGGGATCTAAATACTCTGTTAGAGCTGGTGACATGTCGGACCGGTAGCTCACTCTGGACTCCGCTCTTATGTGTGCAAACTTGCATCTATTTCCAAAATTGCAGTGTCTCCCTTGCGAGAAGAAGCGGCacagctgttgtgtttgtgtgacccGTTTCGGGTCgtgttcttcctcttcctccattgTCACCTGGAATAACAGAAACCGTCACTTTAGGATGTGACTGCTGCAGACATTTGGGGAAAGAATGCAACTCTTAAAAAAGACACAGCAGTTCTGACGCCCAGTGTTCAGACCTGGAACTGGAGCTCAACAACTGAGTCATAGGACCCAATATCTGCCGAGGTTGTTGGATCCAGCACTTCGGTTATTGGGCCAAGATCAGTCCAGTCCAGCACAAACAATAAACACTACATTTTAAACGACAGCGCTTAAACCACAGGACCAGCGTTTCCATCGCTCTGAACCTGACAATGTTTGACTCAAGTACACAGTGACCTTTGACAAATATGTCCATTTTGATCAGTCAATGATCAACGGCGTCATAAAAACTCAACATCTTCGTTTGATGTCGAATTTATACCACGAACTACCGTATTCTCAACACCTCCCATCGAAATATAAAACGGCATCTCTGAATCAAGCGACGgtttatatgaaaaaaataagtcCAACTCTTCCAGAAGTGACAGATTTGTTTAGCTCTTAGCATAGCAAGTAGAACTGTCCCGGTGAGGACGATGTATGGCGACACAATTCTTAATATAGGTTCTCGTTCGATTCAACATCTACCAGTCTGACAATACGCAGAAAGACAAGCGGAAAACTGCCGTTAAATAACCCTTTATAAAGGGAAGCTGGGGAGCTCACCTGTCAGCGCTCTCGTCCTTACTGCGCAGAATCGCAGATGTGCTTACGTCATCACGCCGTGTGACGTGAGGACAAACGTTGCTGAtgatgacaaaccaactatAAAATAATGTGGAAGattgtgctttaaaaaaatttttCTTAACAGACTTTGAgtatattattttttgtaatcgATTTGTGACGAAATGAGTTGATATTATTAATGATAAATTCTAATTTTAACTTAAGTAAACGTAATTCAACTACTTCATCGTCATCCTAGACACACgagatttttaaaattaattgtaCTAAAAACATTTGGACATAAGACAATATTAAATGGctgaaattaaaaagaaaaaataaaataaaacgttaTTAGTATGGACACACTATTCATGCAGTATCATGTGACATCTAGTCAGGATCGCTCCTGAAAGATATTGTTGTTCAAaagttttgctttattttaatgtgttatttattttatttagaggCACCTTTAAGTAAACCTGGAAGTACTTTATATTCGTATTGTGTTGTCACATAAAAATATAACATAAATAGATgtttaaaagaagaagaaaaaaaaacaccaatcgAGTTACAGATATATCTACTTGGTTTGTATCTGTTAAGAAAGTTTCCAGTTGCTCCATGAATGAATTATTTGGTGCACTCGCCACTTGACACCATTCCGTGAGCTACAGCAGCCTTACACTTCAGGTCTTGATCAGAGCTGTCGACTGTGCACTGAACCTTTTTCCCTGAGCTTTTTCAACATGAATCTAACCAGCATTGAACTTTGGACAAGACACATGGAGACCCATCATTTTCTCCAGCCAGTGTGGGACTTGCTGAGGCTCCAGTGCAGAGATTATCTGCGATCTCCACTCTTCCCGGTCGTTCTGACCGTGTCGTCCTACTTCCTCTTGtgtcttccttttcttctgtgTGACCTGATGGGTGAGCGGTGGCCCCTGGTGCAGCAGTTCAAGATCCAACCGTCTCGCCGACCATCAGCTTCTTCGCTGCTGCACTGCGCCGGCGTCACTCTGCACAACCATGTTTTTCTGGTGCTGCCGGCATCGGTGGCTCAGTGGATGTGGAGGCCTCCAATCGATCTGCCTGAGGAGGCCCCGACCCTCCTGGAGCTGGTTGGCGGAGTCATCGGCAACCTTCTGCTGTTTGACTTCCAATATTTCATCTGGCATCTGCTCCACCACAAGATCCGCTGGCTCTACGTCACCTTCCACGCCATCCATCACAAATACGCTGCTCCTTTTGCGCTGGCCACGCAGTGTCTCGGGGGCTGGGAGCTGGTGACCGTTGGCTTTTGGACCACGCTGAATCCGGTGATCCTGAGGAGCCACCTGCTCACCACTTGGGCCTTCATGGTAGTGCACGTCTATGTGTCCATCGAAGATCACTGTGGCTACGACTTCCCCTGGTCAACCTCGCGGCTGATTCCCTTCGGGATGTATGGAGGACCCAGCAAGCACGACGTGCACCATCAGAAGCCTAACACCAACTTTGCACCGCATTTCAGCCACTGGGACAAAATCTTTGGGACCCATGCTGATTTTAGCTTCATCGGCAAAGAGACGGGTTAAACTGTTGTCGGTTTTTATGCGGACAAGAATCAAAGCatatgagtgtgagagagtgtcttTCGTCTGCCACAAAACCTCTCAGCCACGCTGAAGTGGAAATAGCCCGGACCACATAAATAATGCCCTAGTACGAGTCCGGTTTCTTCAATGTGATAGCATCCCTGCACTCAGTTTAAATTCCCTCTGTCTAAATAATGTATCCCCTGAACTACTGAATGTGACCCGGAATACCCCCGGTGCTGTAACACTCACTCCTGTTTCAaacctctatctatctatctatctatctatctatctatctatctatctatctatctatctatctatctatctatctatctatctatctatctatctatctatctatctatctatctatccatccatccatccatctatccatccatccatccatctatctatccatctatctatgtatGCATCtataatctatctatctatctatctatctatctatctatctatctatctatctatctatctatctatctatctatctatccatccatccatccatccatccatccatccatccatctatctatccatctatctatgtatgcatctataatccatccatctatctatctatctatctatctatctatctatctatctatctatctatctatctatctatctatctatctatctatctatctatctatctgtctgtctatctatctatctatctatatctattgTGACTCAATAAAGGCATCACAATCGGTGAAGCGTTGCTCATGAGGTTTCTTTCTTCAGTGTTCTGcagtctgtttttcttctgtctggaTCACTTTGCAAGGAGAGTGATGCTGCAAACATTTACAGAAAAGCGGGAGTGATGTCTCATCGGTTTTACAGAACcgcggtaccactgtatttggtaAAAGGTGAACTAAACCTTTTGACCACTAGATAGCAGCAAACTCACATCCTTATCGGTCTTAACTGCGCGTTATAGTGTTtagctaaaaaaataaaaacgataTTTAACAACAACACTGATATGTAGTGTTTTGATGCGATGGAATCAACTGTTTTGTTCTTACTCCAAAAGAGTGTGCGCGtcgttgttgtgttgtttaagGGGCGGAGCTGCGGAGCCACAGTTGGGATGAGGAGTTGAGCGACCAGGCTGGACATGAACGACTAGGAACTTTCGCACTTTTTCCTgcaccaaaaacaacaaaacccgGCAACGAAGATGGGGCAGTGTGGCATAACGTCATCGAAGACCGTTTTGGTCTTTCTAAACATGATTTTCTGGGTAAGTAGGAAGGTTTTTGCTGGTGTTTATGGTGCGTCATAACGCCATGTTAGCTGAATTAGCTTTGGAGCTAGCGGCTGAGTCGACCTTTGTTTAACCAGGGAGGATTGACTTTCACCGAGTGAGAAAATATAGCCCTGTTTGTTAGTAAGTTAATAGACATTTCCCATATGCCGGGGAGAATTAAGCAAGTTCTGACATTTCTTTTTCGTAGTTTGACCAGTCTGAACCTCAACGGGCGACTTGACCAGCGAGTTAATGCTGTTTATCAACAGGGCTTTCCTTTTTATTCTGACATTCATCTGCTACGTTTAAGGTGTCGAATCTCTCAGTTATTTACAGCATTGgcatttttattaaatgtcGTACTTGATTAAATTGATTCAGTCAGATAAAAACATGTTAAGTTGTATTTatatgacttaaaaaaaatgcattcataatTTAAAAAGTGTCATGACATTCAAGAACAGTGGATTGAAGTTTGAGAACTGGACTGGCGTCTTGAGTGTTTGAGTTTGAGTGactatttacatttatatttaactacaGTATTAACTTCCTTGAGTGTCGTTAAATTAGATCTTGGGATTTCCAGCTGTCTCTTGGGAAATAAGGTGTTGGACTGTGTATTTTGATGGAAATAAATAGAATGATtttgtctaaaaaaaaataaattatctaAAAGTCTGTATCTTGGGCCATGTTCTGTACCCGACATTAACAGAAGTAATGGCAGGTGGAGCTCTGAATAGATGAACAAACATGATACCGCAAGTTATTCCTTTACAGAATGTCCTATGCTAATGTGCTGAATATCGGTTTTATCTTCTCTTGCAAGTTCATGCTTATTTCTAATCTACATTCCTTTGTTGAAAGCTCCACAAATGTGAAATCTGATCAAGGGCCACAGTCCTGCCTGGTTTTAGGCATCAGATCTTTTTCTAAATTATTAAGTAGCAGAAGGAGTGCTGTCTGAACGACAGGGTTCCTGTTCAAGTACTTTCAGTTCAAGCGTTAAGTACATATTCATTTGTTGTATTAGTTTGTTGAACTAGAAGACTCAATGGTTATTTATCTGTCACCTAATTTAGTAACATATtccatgtttctttttaaactgAGCACTATCTGTCATGTACTTTAATAGAAGAATTTATCAGAATAAAATGAGCTGTCAATCTTAACATTATTAGCCGTTTAATCGTCGATGAGTGTTGACGTAttctaaatatttattcatagaTTATGATGCTTTGTTCTGAGTATAAACAGGCTAAATAAATAGGTGTTGTAGGGGCTAATAATCTGATGTGTTTTCACTCCCTTTC
It contains:
- the ch25hl1.2 gene encoding cholesterol 25-hydroxylase-like protein 1, member 2: METHHFLQPVWDLLRLQCRDYLRSPLFPVVLTVSSYFLLCLPFLLCDLMGERWPLVQQFKIQPSRRPSASSLLHCAGVTLHNHVFLVLPASVAQWMWRPPIDLPEEAPTLLELVGGVIGNLLLFDFQYFIWHLLHHKIRWLYVTFHAIHHKYAAPFALATQCLGGWELVTVGFWTTLNPVILRSHLLTTWAFMVVHVYVSIEDHCGYDFPWSTSRLIPFGMYGGPSKHDVHHQKPNTNFAPHFSHWDKIFGTHADFSFIGKETG